A region of Marasmius oreades isolate 03SP1 chromosome 9, whole genome shotgun sequence DNA encodes the following proteins:
- a CDS encoding uncharacterized protein (antiSMASH:Cluster_9.3), whose translation MGVIRKRNWAGIPELLRVVFYPQNLANSRRTEMGERICSIPGNADIAGVRASVYIQACLAALNTAFMMNTVGYGEDDDQEEASQNVKTDTVTTNPPAVDRPQSPKEHPFPNFLRNRSLYIGVVKNLERSIFMVGFAVIISAIIEMRTSPSGLTPYHALIVLNISLINNWAGLLILMGRGGFRMSGRRGWKGMLVVTRASILDSFWCIVHSTLFCAFGLYFWGTQSAFLGYLSEQSDPCQPLIYYWVFGPVAYTNRALKVASLVFYSISVLPVAGLYFQVFVPSIILLTFIFVFAVLPVAGIIGMVLATIFYCIIQPFFNLLIRPIFRIPLMRRFLDLVAPTFVRVWDYLRTLSRTLSAFTTSLVLGPAYAPIVMFIAALAPISPIIYTIVSTESIVKLNRPNVLPGENVWTYGQTLALFTAAVACVLYGYEWWKTLKEERMWLERKGDAETGGSGSPAMQSHSERETQTENVVDT comes from the exons ATGGGCGTAATTCGGAAAAGGAATTGGGCGGGAATCCCGGAATTACTGCGTGTTGTTTTCTACCCTCAAAACCTTGCAAACTCAAGGCGTACAGAGATGGGAGAACGGATATGTTCTATACCTGGAAATGCTGACATTGCAG GTGTCAGAGCATCGGTATACATCCAAGCATGTCTGGCTGCTCTAAATACTGCATTCATGATGAACACTGTTGGTTATGGTGAAGATGATGACCAGGAGGAAGCTTCACAAAACGTGAAAACGGACACTGTCACCACAAACCCTCCAGCTGTAGACCGACCTCAGTCACCAAAAGAACATCCATTTCCCAACTTCCTCAGAAACCGCAGCTTATACATTGGCGTTGTCAAGAATTTGGAACGCTCTATCTTCATGGTCGGTTTTGCGGTCATCATCAGCGCTATCATAGAGATGCGAACCTCCCCATCCGGCCTTACACCATACCACGCTCTTATCGTTCTAAACATCAGCCTAATCAACAACTGGGCCGGTCTGCTGATCTTGATGGGAAGAGGTGGTTTTAGGATGTCTGGTCGCCGAGGTTGGAAAGGAATGCTCGTGGTAACCAGGGCATCCATTCTCGACTCCTTCTGGTGTATAGTCCACTCCACCCTATTTTGTGCATTTGGGCTATACTTTTGGGGCACACAGAGCGCGTTTCTGGGCTACCTTTCCGAACAATCAGACCCATGTCAACCTCTGATATATTATTGGGTCTTTGGACCTGTTGCCTACACAAACCGAGCGCTCAAGGTAGCATCTCTGGTTTTTTATTCCATATCTGTGCTTCCTGTCGCCGGTCTTTACTTCCAAGTCTTTGTTCCGTCAATCATCCTTCTTACGTTCATATTCGTTTTCGCGGTCCTTCCAGTGGCGGGTATCATAGGCATGGTCTTGGCGACGATATTCTACTGTATCATCCAACCCTTTTTCAACCTCTTGATCAGACCTATCTTTCGAATACCGTTGATGAGACGCTTTCTCGATCTGGTTGCCCCGACCTTCGTCCGGGTATGGGACTATCTCAGGACTCTCTCAAGAACTCTCTCCGCGTTCACCACCAGCCTGGTTTTAGGACCAGCGTATGCTCCCATAGTCATGTTCATCGCAGCCCTGGCTCCCATATCTCCAATTATATACACAATTGTATCCACGGAATCGATTGTGAAGCTTAACCGTCCCAATGTTCTCCCAGGCGAGAATGTATGGACCTATGGGCAGACATTGGCACTGTTCACTGCGGCGGTCGCTTGCGTACTGTATGGATACGAATGGTGGAAGACGCTGAAAGAGGAGAGGATGTGGCTGGAGAGGAAAGGGGATGCTGAGACTGGTGGTTCCGGGAGCCCAGCGATGCAAAGCCATTCGGAACGAGAAACTCAAACAGAAAATGTAGTCGATACGTGA
- a CDS encoding uncharacterized protein (antiSMASH:Cluster_9.3) — MAAELTKRVQGKPEQRKLEIIIGDFVKADLPFFDVCISNTPYQISSPLIFKLLSHRPLPRVCILMFQREFALRLVAKPGTELWSRLSANVQLYAKVDYLMAVSKNSFRPPPKVESSVVRVAPRDPPPPVRFEEFDGLGRIIFSRRNKTLHGGFMAKGVIPMLEKNYRTWCSETNRIVEDELDMKAKIEKVLDETGNTENRAAKMDVDDLLKLLSAFHDAGIHFA; from the exons ATGGCGGCAGAGTTGACAAAGCGGGTTCAGGGAAA ACCCGAACAACGAAAGCTAGAAATCATAATAGGCGACTTCGTCAAAGCCGATCTCCCTTTTTTCGACGTCTGCATATCCAACACGCCGTACCAAATCTCCTCCCCACTCATCTTCAAACTTCTCTCGCATCGCCCACTTCCCCGAGTATGCATCCTAATGTTCCAACGGGAGTTCGCTTTACGACTTGTTGCCAAGCCTGGAACGGAACTTTGGTCGAGACTTTCCGCGAATGTTCAGTTGTACGCTAAAGTGGATTATCTCATGGCCGTCAGCAAGAACAGTTTCCGTCCGCCGCCAAAAGTTGAAAGTAGTGTCGTGAGGGTTGCGCCCAGAGATCCACCCCCGCCGGTAAGGTTCGAGGAGTTTGACGGTCTTGGAAGAATTATTTTCAGCCGAAGAAACAAAACATTACATGGAGGGTTCATGGCCAAGGGTGTTATTCCAATGCTGGAGAAGAATTATAGAACTTGGTGCTCTGAGACGAATCGG ATAGTTGAGGACGAACTTGACATGAAAGCCAAAATTGAAAAGGTCCTGGATGAGACAGGAAATACCGAGAACCGTGCAGCAAAAATGGATGTCGACGACCTATTAAA ATTACTTTCTGCCTTCCATGATGCTGGGATACATTTTGCTTAA
- a CDS encoding uncharacterized protein (antiSMASH:Cluster_9.3) yields METIIPTNASCFVLPNLFKITSPVFELRENPLQAQADERAIEWFRRFGACDTETMNQFLSKGRFDILAGLGFPDADLQHLETCTMWLMWGFCLDDFTDSDWQRDPDTVQAEHQNTHAILYDADAPQPTHPWAGMLWDILRRIRATATANNYKRYAACFLSFCQSLRPLSFVRAYLEWSQAEVKQSKNRSLDYLPTVQEYITLRRSTYAGNYFATMIEYAGNFKIPPDAIEDPALVSMSNALIDIMAWTNDLCSLQKEYNNGDYHNLVVIVKHYENCTLQQAVDKVVGLTDRRAKEYMDMKAKLPSFGAEVDREVSQYFKAFENYVQGTIMWCYLCPRYFSGFEAPVERDSLTIKLDMH; encoded by the exons ATGGAGACGATAATCCCTACAAATGCATCGTGCTTCGTTCTACCAAATCTCTTCAAGATAACGTCCCCGGTTTTCGAACTCAGAGAAAATCCTCTTCAAGCACAAGCAGACGAACGCGCAATTGAATGGTTTCGGAG GTTTGGTGCTTGTGACACCGAGACCATGAACCAATTCCTCAGTAAGGGTAGATTCGACATCTTAGCGGGCTTAGGCTTCCCAGATGCCGATCTACAACACCTCGAGACTTGCACAATGTGGCTCATGTGGGGTTTTTGC CTGGATGATTTCACAGACTCGGACTGGCAACGCGATCCTGACACCGTCCAAGCAGAGCATCAGAATACACATGCGATACTATACGACGCCGATGCACCACAGCCAACCCACCCTTGGGCCGGGATGCTATGGGA CATATTGCGCCGTATCCGCGCGACGGCCACTGCGAATAACTACAAACGGTATGCAGCTTGTTTTCTATCATTCTGCCAGAGTTTAAGACCCCTAAGTTTCGTTCGTGCGTATCTTGAGTGGTCCCAGGCGGAGGTCAAGCAATCAAAAAACCGCTCCCTCGACTACCTCCCGACTGTTCAGGAATATATTACGTTGAGGCGGTCTACATACGCCGGAAATTACTTTGCCA CGATGATCGAATACGCTGGAAATTTCAAGATCCCTCCGGATGCGATTGAGGATCCCGCTTTGGTATCGATGTCGAACGCGCTCATCGATATTATGGCGTGGACCAAT GATCTATGTTCACTTCAG AAAGAATATAATAACGGAGACTATCATaacctcgtcgtcatcgtgaAACACTACGAAAATTGTACTTTACAACAAGCCGTAGACAAAGTGGTCGGCCTGACCGACCGTCGTGCGAAGGAATACATGGATATGAAAGCCAAACTCCCTTCCTTCGGGGCAGAAGTCGATCGCGAGGTGTCCCAATATTTCAAAGCTTTCGAAAATTATGTCCAGGGAACAATCATGTGGTGTTACCTGTGTCCCC GCTATTTCAGCGGCTTCGAAGCCCCTGTTGAGAGGGATTCTCTAACTATCAAGTTGGACATGCATTGA
- a CDS encoding uncharacterized protein (antiSMASH:Cluster_9.3), with protein sequence MNKGVNTPTEPTNTPYIPSEVEAKHYLHGLYSKPRFIARSSTDIWTKLTGLEVYLEPKELSPLSPHHLSEVWEVTVSLAMVDYLLRNEVQFTILNPLRIGVASKPSPPTFIMIGINHDTLSSQTGIEVAVNCRSILLQNQIGDVHVLVCKYKYQRSAMMYKPAIRTDPATILHEPFSTTLGIPICNAKTSNFEGTGGLHQLYQTPASSTSSQRGTFSSILTRTHYTNSVRAVSIICLSRMKIKQINRELEATDKLEDEDDVIAEQEEAEKVITAFKELLTTVTTDWEDKENCIIGHVTLSPPLTFNYGKDGFMDDWAMIEMYPSMISKLNFIGNAIDLGYVGYYELMAWMYPHPANPSSFKYPCDRLLQFFGTVSNQEMFRLDPKTGDHNNDPVIMVLKNGNASNLTVSQLNTICAFTCEPIKGKPGVVSKEVTVLLRNSKSGPFSEPGDSGSVNARKTHQANRSTNLLLLVFSKSGSLKVWLVEGYAFFDLSR encoded by the exons ATGAACAAGGGTGTCAACACCCCAACCGAACCCACCAATACACCGTATATTCCATCCGAAGTCGAGGCCAAACATTACCTCCACGGCCTCTATTCCAAGCCTCGTTTTATCGCTCGTTCAAGCACCGACATATGGACGAAGCTGACAGGGCTCGAAGTGTATCTTGAACCAAAGGAGCTGTCTCCTCTCAGCCCACACCACCTCAGTGAGGTCTGGGAGGTCACTGTCAGTCTTGCCATGGTTGATTACCTGCTCAGGAACGAGGTGCAGTTCACAATTCTGAACCCCCTCCGCATCGGCGTAGCCAGCAAACCTTCTCCTCCCACTTTCATCATGATAGGCATCAACCATGACACACTCTCTTCCCAAACTGGCATTGAGGTGGCTGTCAATTGCCGATCTATCCTTCTCCAAAATCAGATTGGAGATGTTCACGTCTTGGTTTGCAAATACAAGTACCAGCGCTCTGCAATGATGTACAAGCCTGCCATCCGCACCGATCCCGCCACCATTCTCCACGAGCCCTTCTCAACTACCCTTGGCATCCCAATCTGTAACGCCAAGACGTCCAACTTCGAGGGCACTGGAGGCCTTCATCAACTCTACCAAACCCCAGCATCCTCTACCTCCTCACAGCGAGGCACATTCTCTTCCATCCTGACAAGAACACACTATACAAATTCCGTGAGGGCAGTG TCCATTATCTGTCTCAGCAGGATGAAGATCAAACAAATCAACAGGGAATTGGAGGCTACTGACAAATTggaggacgaggatgatgTTATCGCGGAGCAGGAGGAGGCAGAGAAGGTCATCACAGCCTTCAAGGAGTTGCTCACCACAGTTACAACGGACTGGGAGGACAAAGAGAACTGCATTATTGGTCACGTTACTTTGTCGCCACCCCTTACGTTCAATTATGGCAAGGATGGATTCATGGATGATTGGGCCATGATTGAGATGTACCCTTCCATGATCTCCAAACTCAATTTTATCGGCAATGCCATCGATCTTGGCTATGTTGGGTACTATGAGCTCATGGCCTGGATGTACCCCCACCCTGCCAACCCAAGTTCGTTCAAATACCCCTGTGACCGTCTCCTACAATTTTTTGGAACTGTCTCCAACCAGGAGATGTTCAGGCTGGACCCAAAGACTGGGGACCACAACAACGACCCAGTCATTATGGTCCTGAAAAATGGTAATGCTTCCAACCTCACTGTCAGCCAGTTGAACACGATTTGTGCCTTCACTTGTGAACCTATCAAAGGCAAGCCTGGTGTAGTGTCAAAGGAGGTGACTGTGTTGCTTCGCAACTCTAAATCGGGCCCATTCTCAGAACCTGGTGATTCTGGATCCGTtaatgcaagaaaaacacaccaagcaaatagatcaacaaatctattgctcttagtattctctaaaAGTGGGAGTTTGAAAGTTTGGCTTGTCGAAGGTTATgccttctttgatctctcgagatga
- a CDS encoding uncharacterized protein (antiSMASH:Cluster_9.3), with the protein MARAFCIPGIIFLLCATVLSFLVSISLPFLPALDIARTHFPGTALVNGQIVDELRFGVWAQCTYTSSDDRICAQAQHAYSVSISNTRKDSGVIIGSSWTRGLAIHPVATAVTFIAFLLSFSTHVTITLISSVVSFLAALITLIAFAVDIALYAFLKHEAGNVNDVRANTKTAPGFWLTFVSLILLLLAGCTVCFGRRRDRMAGASSPAYPMSSTKKRPFWQRFRRN; encoded by the exons ATGGCTCGCGCTTTTTGCATTCCAGGAATTATTTTCCTCCTCTGTGCCACCGTGCTTAGCTTCCTCGTGTCTATATCGTTGCCCTTCTTGCCCGCCCTTGACATCGCTCGAACCCATTTCCCAGGAACTGCGCTAGTCAATGGACAGATAGTAGATGAACTTAGG TTTGGTGTCTG GGCTCAGTGCACCTATACAAGCAGCGATGACCGTATCTGTGCTCAGGCACAACACGCCTACTCTGTTAGTATTTCGAATACGAGAAAAGATTCGGGCGTTATCATTGGAAGTAGCTGGACTCGCGGCCTCGCGATCCACCCAGTTG CAACCGCCGTAACTTTTATCGCCTTCCTCCTCTCGTTTTCAACTCATGTCACGATTACTCTCATCTCGTCGGTCGTGTCCTTCCTCGCCGCACTTATTACCTTAATCGCCTTCGCGGTGGACATCGCCCTTTATGCTTTCTTGAAACATGAAGCCGGAAATGTCAATGACGTTCGAGCGAATACTAAAACAGCACCGG GATTCTGGCTCACTTTCGTTTCCTTGATTCTTCTCCTGTTGGCTGGGTGCACGGTTTGTTTCGGTCGGCGCAGAGACCGTATGGCAGGCGCTTCTTCCCCTGCCTATCCCATGTCTTCAACCAAAAAGAGACCATTCTGGCAGAGATTCCGCAGGAATTAG
- a CDS encoding uncharacterized protein (CAZy:GH28; antiSMASH:Cluster_9.3) produces the protein MNCPRSFHGGPRNGTKEVYHSSQDDGPIMAFPRSTLAALTTIVVFFLSTFAVHAAECVVDANNNGADDSEHILQAFDSCKENSVIRFQQTNYSAHTPVSLTGLKNVTIHLDGNLNLPNNISQVQQAINVTKNQPSTYATPWFYFSGEDVSLIGSDNPEWGRFNGFGQRWWDIGNRTLRPQLATFNVTNGLLRGLKVIKPVAWGWNLPGTNIRVENHFVDAKPDNSTRDSTVSFPFNTDGINVSGNNITIDGYYGHNGDDCVSIINGARNVLAQNGYCGFSSHGLSIGSLGRGGSEQTVQNVTFKNWTMDGAVYGARFKSWTGGRGWADNVTWEDITLVNVSTGIFITQNYYDQDKGARPQNTNQTSTKISNFTFKNFTGGLNLNWTDGTCISNPCWNYVQGGDATQGIIFDLYPGTALNIAVQDVKIHPNDKPENATTVICDPSTLAAGEQDTLGFQCQNGPFVATQIKSGGGSSGSGNGAFRSTASGMGVVTVLVVLGGLLL, from the exons ATGAACTGTCCGAGGTCTTTCCATGGCGGTCCGCGAAATGGTACCAAGGAGGTGTATCATTCGTCACAAGACGATGG ACCCATCATGGCGTTTCCCCGGTCTACTCTCGCGGCATTGACTACGATAGTGGTCTTCTTCCTAAGTACATTTGCCGTTCATGCAGCCGAGTGTGTTGTGGACGCCAACAACAACGGGGCGGATGACTCTGAACATATCTTACAGGCTTTCGATTCATGTAAAGAGAACAGTGTCATTCGGTTCCAGCAGACCAACTACAGCGCGCACACGCCCGTCAGTTTAACGGGTCTCA AGAACGTTACGATTCATTTGGATGGAAATCTCAACCTTCCTAATAATATCTCACAAGTACAACAGGCAATTAATGTCACGAAGAATCAACCGAGT ACATACGCCACGCCGTGGTTCTACTTCTCTGGCGAGGATGTATCTCTCATAGGTTCAGATAATCCTGAATGGGGTCGGTTTAATGGGTTTGGACAACGGTGGTGGGATATTGGGAATCGA ACTCTCAGACCTCAGCTAGCAACATTCAACGTGACGAATGGACTCTTGCGGGGACTCAAAGTTATTAAACCAGTTGCATGGGGATGGAACTTACCCGGGACGAACATACGTGTGGAGAATCACTTCGTGGATGCTAAACCTGATAATTCAACCAGAGATAGTACGGTG AGCTTCCCTTTCAACAC GGATG GAATAAACGTTTCCGGGAACAACATCACAATAGACGG GTACTATGGCCACAACGGCGATGATTGCGTCTCTATCATTAACGGCGCTCGGAATGTCCTCGCTCAGAATGGGTACTGCGGATTCTCGTCTCATGGATTGTCCATCGGATCGTTAGGTCGCGGGGGATCGGAACAGACTGTCCAGAATGTGACATTCAAAAACTGGACTATGGATGGAGCTGTATATGGCGCCAGA TTCAAGAGCTGGACAGGAGGCCGTGGATGGGCGGATAATGTCACTTGGGAAGATATTACGCTTGTCAATGTCTCTACTGGGATATTCATTACGCAAAA TTACTATGACCAAGATAAAGGTGCACGGCCGCAGAATACCAATCAAACTAGCAcgaagatatcgaatttCACGTTCAAGAACTTCACCGGAGGGTTGAATCTTAATTGGA CGGACGGAACTTGTATAAGCAACCCTTGTTGGAACTATGTTCAAGGTGGTGATGCGACGCAAGGGATCATATTCGACTTGTATCCTGGCACCG CCTTGAACATCGCAGTACAGGACGTCAAGATCCACCCGAACGATAAGCCGGAGAATGCTACTACTGTGATCTGTGATCCCTCTACGCTCGCAGCTGGCGAACAAGATACGCTGGGGTTTCAGTGTCAGAACGGACCGTTCGTCGCGACGCAGATTAAAAGCGGGGGTGGGAGTAGTGGGAGTGGTAATGGGGCTTTTAGAAGTACCGCAAGTGGGATGGGAGTTGTCACCGTACTAGTCGTCTTGGGTGGGCTTTTGTTGTAA
- a CDS encoding uncharacterized protein (antiSMASH:Cluster_9.3) translates to MALNYLPIQGSSIPSEQLFSGCGLTDTKLWNQLNPATLEAIQVLKDAYSSGMLKPIVEAAEWQPIFWVPPASSSTSSLT, encoded by the coding sequence ATGGCTCTCAATTATCTACCAATCCAGGGCTCATCTATCCCATCAGAGCAACTGTTCTCGGGGTGCGGTTTGACAGACACTAAACTGTGGAACCAACTGAATCCTGCAACACTTGAAGCTATTCAGGTGTTGAAGGATGCATACTCTTCCGGAATGTTGAAGCCTATAGTTGAAGCTGCTGAATGGCAACCGATTTTTTGGGTTCCACCTGCAAGTTCTAGCACCTCCTCATTAACTTAG
- a CDS encoding uncharacterized protein (antiSMASH:Cluster_9.3) has protein sequence MFKKPLGNLKTSAPLRNSERKKLKQRVSSSFSIQNEDSDVLVPEGILSVKFSTHLNELGVAYLAPEGNPLWFTIGKGSEDLIPTVYTLWKSPKLLPFLSTPKAVVPILVGGADLMIPGVVHHTSNLSQGQLVSVCKYERCDGIPTLSSPLAVGRMAVSSDQLVDGGKEKGKAVLVLHTWKDHLWGLGSKEEPPADVPIQTGANTAGSTEDTDESQDQPASVNSVTESLEDLSTNDRRSSGPKDHGNVQSSQNVTYTYTPDEVSTLLYKSLLQALATSLSNLQPSSFPITSTVFNTSHILPSRPNFPSLVLLPSAASGIVVDPREIDIDPREISIKSSSYKSLTAFLKSADKAGLITTKAPSKNSGSSDLFITSVNPKHLDVERHKPYVTLGEVEAKSAKKAKREEMAEKEREREKTGLDVQELWKPHGPSVGVFEAMGASLSNLYSLHEIRELIDAYITSQDLVNKYERAYINLDPTLLSCVSAKSQGKSKKGAEDNAQQEVEFMRRDELMIKIVDKMQSWYGVVAEGKEMVTKKGQIKPIDVTTKVRQGRKACTLITGFEPFHIDADEMSEDLRKVCAGATSVSPIPGRPAGSGMEVLVQGKQGKAVVDYLLGKGVPKKWIEAHDRAGKK, from the exons ATGTTCAAAAAACCGCTCGGAAATCTTAAAACATCTGCTCCTCTTCGTAACTCTGAACGTAAAAAGCTCAAACAGCGCGtatcttcctccttctcgaTACAAAATGAGGATTCCGATGTCCTGGTACCCGAAGGAATTCTCTCCGTCAAGTTCAGTACTCATCTAAACGAACTTGGT GTGGCGTATCTTGCGCCAGAGGGTAATCCACTGTGGTTCACGATTGGAAAAGGTTCTGAAGATCTGATACCAACCGTCTACACGTTGTGGAAATCGCCAAAATTACTACCATTCCTCTCCACACCGAAGGCTGTCGTTCCGATCTTGGTTGGGGGTGCTGACTTGATGATACCCGGAG TTGTACATCACACATCAAATTTGAGCCAAGGCCAACTCGTCTCAGTATGCAAGTATGAGAGGTGCGATGGTATTCCCACGTTATCATCTCCACTTGCCGTTGGTCGTATGGCTGTTTCCAGCGACCAGCTTGTCGACggggggaaggagaaggggaaAGCTGTGTTGGTGCTACACACTTGGAAAGATCACCTTTGGGGATTGGGCTCCAAGGAAGAGCCTCCTGCAGACGTTCCGATACAGACTGGAGCGAATACAGCGGGGTCGACTGAGGATACTGATGAGAGTCAAGATCAACCTGCTTCAGTAAATAGCGTTACCGAAAGCCTCGAGGATCTCTCCACGAACGACCGTCGATCATCAGGACCCAAGGACCACGGAAACGTACAATCCTCCCAAAACGTGACGTACACATATACCCCAGATGAAGTCTCTACTCTCCTCTATAAATCTCTACTCCAAGCCCTTGCAACATCCCTTTCGAATCTCCAGCCTTCTTCATTCCCCATAACGTCTACGGTATTCAACACTTCCCATATTCTTCCCTCTCGTCCCAACTTTCCTTCACTCGTGTTACTCCCGTCCGCAGCGTCTGGTATAGTCGTTGACCCTCGCGAAATAGACATTGATCCACGAGAAATCTCCATCAAATCCTCGTCCTACAAATCGCTCACAGCGTTTCTCAAGAGCGCAGACAAAGCCGGATTGATCACCACGAAAGCTCCATCCAAGAACTCTGGATCGTCGGATTTATTCATCACGTCAGTCAACCCAAAACATCTCGATGTAGAAAGGCACAAGCCTTACGTAACTTTGGGAGAAGTCGAAGCTAAATCTGCGAAGAAGGCTAAACGGGAAGAGATGgctgagaaagagagagagagagagaagaccGGTTTGGACGTTCAGGAGTTATGGAAGCCACATGGGCCGAGTGTTGGAGTGTTCGAGGCAATGGGTGCAAG CTTGTCGAATCTTTATTCTCTCCATGAGATCCGAGAACTCATTGACGCGTATATCACGTCCCAGGATCTTGTCAACAAGTACGAACGCGCCTATATCAACCTGGATCCCACTCTGTTATCATGCGTCTCTGCAAAGTCGCAAGGTAAAAGTAAAAAAGGGGCGGAGGATAATGCTCAACAGGAAGTTGAATTCATGCGACGGGATGAGTTGATGATTAAAATTGTCGACAAAATGCAGAGCTGGTATGGCGTTGTCGCGGAAGGAAAAGAGATGGTTACCAA GAAAGGGCAAATCAAACCGATAGACGTGACAACGAAAGTGCGTCAAGGTAGAAAAGCATGCACTCTCATTACTGGATTTGAACCGTTCCACATCGATGCTGACGAGATGTCTGAGGATCTACGGAAAGTCTGCGCAGGTGCTACTTCAG TGTCCCCAATACCTGGACGGCCTGCAGGGTCAGGAATGGAAGTACTGGTACAAGGCAAACAAGGAAAAGCCGTCGTTGATTATCTTCTTGGCAAAGGGGTGCCAAAGAAATGGATAGAGGCTCATGATAGGGCTGGCAAAAAGTAG